A DNA window from Brassica napus cultivar Da-Ae chromosome C1, Da-Ae, whole genome shotgun sequence contains the following coding sequences:
- the LOC106434406 gene encoding uncharacterized protein LOC106434406 isoform X1 has translation MPMSSKTMNMLEGLVKDSSFKWLLGKQSSFDEEIEEMGRSPSAGTNWIPELSPVANVVVRRCSKILGVSANDLRDSFKQEASESLKQPSLFARNFLEYCCFRALSLSVGVTGHLADKKFRRLTFDMMVVWEVPAVASQALLSVEEDATVSIEAFSRIAPAVPIIADVIICENLFGMLTSSTGGRLQFSVYDKYLCGLERAIKKMRTQSESSLLSGVRLKKEKILEIDGTVTTQPVLEHVGMSTWPGRLILTDHSLYFEALKVVSYDKPKRYDLSEDLKQIVKAELTGPWGTRLFDKAVSYKSISLSEPVVMEFPELKGHTRRDYWLAIIREVLYVHRYINKYKITGLARDEALSKAVLGIIRVQAIQELSLTNSMCYENLLPFNLCDQLPGGDLILETLAEMSTSREIHRSNRSKDTAGTLHSSASDMVSQLGSVFGGSSPRSRTSEKTSSLVLGEVVVGDVNPLERAVKESRKNYEKVVLAQETVNGVKMEGIDTNLAVMKELMLPVMETGNVVLSLLYWDDPMKSTVFCLFTSLIIWKGWLVYVFALASLFSAIFMVLTRCFSKGKLTVELKVTAPPPMSTMEQLLAVQNGISELEQNIQDGNIILLKFRALLFSLFPQASEKFAVAMVVAATMLAFVPGRYLLLVVFVELFTRYSPPRRASTERLIRRLREWWFSIPAAPVILQHDDKNETKKKK, from the exons ATGCCAATGTCGAGCAAAACCATGAACATGCTGGAAGGTTTGGTTAAAGACTCTTCTTTCAAATGGCTGCTCGGGAAACAAAGCTCCTTCGATGAAGAGATCGAAGAGATGGGAAGATCCCCATCTGCTGGCACCAACTGGATTCCTGAGCTCTCTCCTGTTGCCAATGTGGTTGTCCGCAGGTGTTCTAA GATACTTGGTGTTTCTGCAAATGACCTGCGAGACAGTTTCAAACAAGAGGCATCTGAATCTCTGAAGCAGCCTTCTCTATTTGCAAGGAACTTTCTAGAGTACTGTTGTTTCAGGGCACTCTCACTCTCTGTGGGAGTCACTGGTCATCTAGCCGATAAAAAGTTCAGACGTTTAACCTTTGACATGATGGTTGTCTGGGAAGTCCCAGCTGTTGCTAGCCAGGCTCTGCTCAGTGTAGAAGAAGATGCAACAGTGAGTATAGAAGCCTTCTCACGGATAGCACCAGCGGTTCCTATCATAGCTGATGTGATCATATGTGAAAACCTCTTTGGTATGCTTACTTCTTCAACGGGTGGTCGGCTCCAGTTCTCTGTTTACGACAAGTACTTATGTGGACTTGAGAG aGCAATAAAGAAGATGAGGACTCAGTCCGAATCCTCTCTGCTCTCTGGTGTTCGACTAAAAAAGGAGAAGATTCTGGAAATAGACGGGACGGTTACTACACAACCAGTTCTCGAACATGTTGGAATGTCGACATGGCCAGGTCGCTTGATTCTAACGGACCATTCGCTATATTTTGAGGCCTTAAAAGTCGTCTCTTACGACAAACCAAAGCGGTATGACTTATCTGAAGATCTAAAGCAAATAGTTAAAGCGGAGTTAACCGGTCCTTGGGGTACTCGGCTTTTCGACAAGGCCGTTTCTTACAAGTCTATCTCTCT ATCAGAACCAGTCGTGATGGAGTTCCCAGAGCTTAAAGGCCACACACGCCGTGATTACTGGCTCGCTATTATACGAGAAGTGTTGTACGTTCACAGATACATTAACAAGTACAAGATCACGGGTTTGGCGAGAGACGAAGCACTCTCAAAGGCTGTACTTGGGATCATACGTGTGCAAGCTATCCAAGAGCTCAGTTTGACGAATTCCATGTGTTACGAAAATCTTCTCCCGTTCAATCTCTGTGATCAGCTTCCTGGTGGGGATCTGATTCTTGAGACGCTGGCTGAGATGTCTACTTCGAGAGAGATTCATCGATCAAATAGATCCAAAGATACAG CAGGGACATTACACTCCTCAGCTTCAGACATGGTTTCACAGCTTGGTTCTGTGTTTGGAGGGTCGAGTCCAAGAAGCAGAACGAGTGAGAAGACGAGTAGTCTTGTGTTAGGTGAAGTAGTTGTTGGAGATGTGAATCCATTAGAGAGAGCAGTGAAGGAGTCACGTAAGAACTACGAGAAGGTTGTGCTTGCACAAGAGACTGTTAATGGTGTCAAGATGGAGGGCATTGACACCAACTTAGCCGTCATGaag GAACTGATGCTTCCGGTAATGGAAACAGGGAACGTGGTTTTGTCTCTGTTGTATTGGGACGATCCTATGAAGTCTACTGTTTTCTGTCTCTTCACCAGTTTAATAATCTGGAAGGGATGGCTTGTATACGTCTTTGCTCTTGCGTCTCTCTTCTCCGCAATCTTCATGGTTCTCACGAGATGTTTCAGCAAGGGAAAGCTCACGGTCGAGCTGAAAGTAACCGCTCCTCCACCTATGAGCACGATGGAACAGCTTTTAGCTGTCCAGAACGGGATCTCGGAGCTAGAACAGAACATTCAAGACGGAAACATCATTCTCCTCAAGTTCCGAGCCTTATTGTTCTCGCTTTTCCCTCAGGCTAGCGAGAAGTTTGCAGTTGCTATGGTGGTTGCAGCTACCATGTTGGCTTTTGTTCCAGGACGTTACTTGCTTCTCGTGGTGTTTGTGGAGCTTTTCACAAGGTACTCGCCGCCACGAAGAGCAAGCACCGAGCGGCTGATTAGGCGGTTGAGAGAGTGGTGGTTTAGCATACCGGCAGCTCCTGTGATCCTCCAACATGATGACAAGAACGAAaccaagaagaaaaaatga
- the LOC106434393 gene encoding uncharacterized protein LOC106434393 — MEFPPPQERSKRLHNFTLPYLRWGEQRFLRCVKLASSPDHRSPAVDGGGEFGDGKLRLDPPKVSTLGNGGGDAARPWNLRTRRAACNEPGDEEPTGVVVKRGGSHEGDSSPQKLKFSVSLLRQEIEDDFTAFVGKKPTRRPKKRPRPVQKQINTLFPGLWLAEEVTACSYDVPEAAAET; from the exons ATGGAGTTCCCTCCGCCTCAGGAGAGATCAAAGCGCCTCCACAACTTCACCTTACCTTATCTCCGATGGGGTGAGCAGAGATTCCTCAGGTGCGTCAAGCTCGCTTCTTCTCCCGATCACAGATCTCCCGCTGTTGACGGAGGAGGAGAGTTTGGAGACGGGAAGCTAAGGCTCGATCCACCAAAGGTGTCGACTTTGGGGAATGGAGGAGGCGATGCAGCTCGGCCGTGGAATCTGAGGACGAGGAGAGCTGCTTGCAACGAGCCGGGAGATGAGGAGCCCACTGGCGTCGTCGTCAAGAGAGGTGGTAGTCACGAAGGAGATTCATCGCCGCAGAAATTGAAATTCTCTGTTTCTTTGTTGAGACAAGAGATCGAAGATGATTTCACTGCCTTCGTTGGCAAAAAGCCTACTCGTAGGCCCAAGAAGAGACCGAGACCTGTCCAGAAGCAAATTAAT ACTCTTTTCCCCGGATTGTGGCTTGCAGAAGAAGTAACAGCATGCTCTTACGACGTCCCTGAGGCTGCTGCTGAAACATGA
- the LOC106434403 gene encoding protein SAWADEE HOMEODOMAIN HOMOLOG 2 isoform X2, with protein MGRPPSNGSPAFRFNLAEVTEMEAVLKQHNTAMPGRDTLEALADKFSDTVERKGKTVVQFKQIWNWFQNRRYALRASRNKAPGKLSVSSMPRGLDPTNPTRSVLPPSTGPKPTHMIGNLSGMTPAPPAPGVMRSGSDNSYLEFEAKSARDGAWYDVQAFLAHRNLEIGDPEVQVRFAGFEVEEDEWINVKRHVRQRSLPCEASECVAVLAGDLVLCFQEGKDQALYFDAIVLDAQRRRHDVRGCRCRFLVRYSHDQSEEIVPLRKICRRPETDYRLQQLHSAANDFANSKPAPDAAAKAPLPPSTASAPIVPPDVKDPSLSAASATSAQPSSNAATVPTGSA; from the exons GTAACGGAGATGGAAGCAGTATTGAAACAGCATAACACAGCAATGCCAGGTCGAGATACACTTGAAGCTCTTGCTGATAAGTTTAG TGACACAGTGGAGCGGAAGGGGAAAACTGTTGTGCAGTTCAAACAA ATATGGAACTGGTTCCAGAACAGGCGATATGCTTTAAGAGCAAGTAGAAACAAAGCTCCTGGGAAGCTAAGTGTATCTTCCATGCCGCGTGGTCTGGATCCAACAAACCCGACGAGGAGCGTGCTTCCACCATCAACCGGTCCTAAACCCACTCATATGATTGGAAATCTATCCGGGATGACACCTGCGCCTCCCG CTCCAGGTGTCATGAGGAGTGGTTCAGACAATTCTTACTTGGAATTTGAAGCCAAATCTGCCAGGGATGGTGCATG GTATGATGTGCAAGCTTTCCTAGCTCATAGAAACTTGGAGATTGGTGATCCG GAAGTGCAGGTTCGATTTGCGGGTTTTgaagttgaagaagatgaatgGATAAACGTCAAGAGACACGTAAGGCAACGGTCACTCCCATGTGAAGCATCAGAATGTGTTGCAGTTCTTGCTGGAGATCTCGTGCTTTGCTTCCAg GAAGGGAAAGATCAAGCTCTTTACTTTGACGCCATTGTTCTCGATGCACAAAGAAGGAGGCACGATGTCAGAGGTTGTCGCTGCAGGTTCTTGGTGCGTTACAGCCACGACCAGTCCGAG GAAATCGTCCCCTTGAGGAAGATTTGCAGGCGGCCAGAGACTGATTACAGGCTACAGCAACTCCACAGTGCTGCCAATGACTTTGCTAACTCCAAACCCGCTCCAGATGCGGCTGCAAAAGCTCCTCTTCCACCATCCACCGCCTCAGCCCCCATTGTTCCACCTGATGTGAAAGATCCGAGCTTGAGCGCCGCTTCAGCTACTTCAGCTCAGCCTAGCTCCAATGCAGCCACTGTCCCAACTGGTTCTGCTTAG
- the LOC106434403 gene encoding protein SAWADEE HOMEODOMAIN HOMOLOG 2 isoform X4 encodes MGRPPSNGSPAFRFNLAEVTEMEAVLKQHNTAMPGRDTLEALADKFSDTVERKGKTVVQFKQIWNWFQNRRYALRASRNKAPGKLSVSSMPRGLDPTNPTRSVLPPSTGPKPTHMIGNLSGMTPAPPGVMRSGSDNSYLEFEAKSARDGAWYDVQAFLAHRNLEIGDPEVQVRFAGFEVEEDEWINVKRHVRQRSLPCEASECVAVLAGDLVLCFQEGKDQALYFDAIVLDAQRRRHDVRGCRCRFLVRYSHDQSEEIVPLRKICRRPETDYRLQQLHSAANDFANSKPAPDAAAKAPLPPSTASAPIVPPDVKDPSLSAASATSAQPSSNAATVPTGSA; translated from the exons GTAACGGAGATGGAAGCAGTATTGAAACAGCATAACACAGCAATGCCAGGTCGAGATACACTTGAAGCTCTTGCTGATAAGTTTAG TGACACAGTGGAGCGGAAGGGGAAAACTGTTGTGCAGTTCAAACAA ATATGGAACTGGTTCCAGAACAGGCGATATGCTTTAAGAGCAAGTAGAAACAAAGCTCCTGGGAAGCTAAGTGTATCTTCCATGCCGCGTGGTCTGGATCCAACAAACCCGACGAGGAGCGTGCTTCCACCATCAACCGGTCCTAAACCCACTCATATGATTGGAAATCTATCCGGGATGACACCTGCGCCTCCCG GTGTCATGAGGAGTGGTTCAGACAATTCTTACTTGGAATTTGAAGCCAAATCTGCCAGGGATGGTGCATG GTATGATGTGCAAGCTTTCCTAGCTCATAGAAACTTGGAGATTGGTGATCCG GAAGTGCAGGTTCGATTTGCGGGTTTTgaagttgaagaagatgaatgGATAAACGTCAAGAGACACGTAAGGCAACGGTCACTCCCATGTGAAGCATCAGAATGTGTTGCAGTTCTTGCTGGAGATCTCGTGCTTTGCTTCCAg GAAGGGAAAGATCAAGCTCTTTACTTTGACGCCATTGTTCTCGATGCACAAAGAAGGAGGCACGATGTCAGAGGTTGTCGCTGCAGGTTCTTGGTGCGTTACAGCCACGACCAGTCCGAG GAAATCGTCCCCTTGAGGAAGATTTGCAGGCGGCCAGAGACTGATTACAGGCTACAGCAACTCCACAGTGCTGCCAATGACTTTGCTAACTCCAAACCCGCTCCAGATGCGGCTGCAAAAGCTCCTCTTCCACCATCCACCGCCTCAGCCCCCATTGTTCCACCTGATGTGAAAGATCCGAGCTTGAGCGCCGCTTCAGCTACTTCAGCTCAGCCTAGCTCCAATGCAGCCACTGTCCCAACTGGTTCTGCTTAG
- the LOC106434403 gene encoding protein SAWADEE HOMEODOMAIN HOMOLOG 2 isoform X3 produces the protein MGRPPSNGSPAFRFNLAEVTEMEAVLKQHNTAMPGRDTLEALADKFSDTVERKGKTVVQFKQIWNWFQNRRYALRASRNKAPGKLSVSSMPRGLDPTNPTRSVLPPSTGPKPTHMIGNLSGMTPAPPGVMRSGSDNSYLEFEAKSARDGAWYDVQAFLAHRNLEIGDPEVQVRFAGFEVEEDEWINVKRHVRQRSLPCEASECVAVLAGDLVLCFQEGKDQALYFDAIVLDAQRRRHDVRGCRCRFLVRYSHDQSEQEIVPLRKICRRPETDYRLQQLHSAANDFANSKPAPDAAAKAPLPPSTASAPIVPPDVKDPSLSAASATSAQPSSNAATVPTGSA, from the exons GTAACGGAGATGGAAGCAGTATTGAAACAGCATAACACAGCAATGCCAGGTCGAGATACACTTGAAGCTCTTGCTGATAAGTTTAG TGACACAGTGGAGCGGAAGGGGAAAACTGTTGTGCAGTTCAAACAA ATATGGAACTGGTTCCAGAACAGGCGATATGCTTTAAGAGCAAGTAGAAACAAAGCTCCTGGGAAGCTAAGTGTATCTTCCATGCCGCGTGGTCTGGATCCAACAAACCCGACGAGGAGCGTGCTTCCACCATCAACCGGTCCTAAACCCACTCATATGATTGGAAATCTATCCGGGATGACACCTGCGCCTCCCG GTGTCATGAGGAGTGGTTCAGACAATTCTTACTTGGAATTTGAAGCCAAATCTGCCAGGGATGGTGCATG GTATGATGTGCAAGCTTTCCTAGCTCATAGAAACTTGGAGATTGGTGATCCG GAAGTGCAGGTTCGATTTGCGGGTTTTgaagttgaagaagatgaatgGATAAACGTCAAGAGACACGTAAGGCAACGGTCACTCCCATGTGAAGCATCAGAATGTGTTGCAGTTCTTGCTGGAGATCTCGTGCTTTGCTTCCAg GAAGGGAAAGATCAAGCTCTTTACTTTGACGCCATTGTTCTCGATGCACAAAGAAGGAGGCACGATGTCAGAGGTTGTCGCTGCAGGTTCTTGGTGCGTTACAGCCACGACCAGTCCGAG CAGGAAATCGTCCCCTTGAGGAAGATTTGCAGGCGGCCAGAGACTGATTACAGGCTACAGCAACTCCACAGTGCTGCCAATGACTTTGCTAACTCCAAACCCGCTCCAGATGCGGCTGCAAAAGCTCCTCTTCCACCATCCACCGCCTCAGCCCCCATTGTTCCACCTGATGTGAAAGATCCGAGCTTGAGCGCCGCTTCAGCTACTTCAGCTCAGCCTAGCTCCAATGCAGCCACTGTCCCAACTGGTTCTGCTTAG
- the LOC106434403 gene encoding protein SAWADEE HOMEODOMAIN HOMOLOG 2 isoform X1, which translates to MGRPPSNGSPAFRFNLAEVTEMEAVLKQHNTAMPGRDTLEALADKFSDTVERKGKTVVQFKQIWNWFQNRRYALRASRNKAPGKLSVSSMPRGLDPTNPTRSVLPPSTGPKPTHMIGNLSGMTPAPPAPGVMRSGSDNSYLEFEAKSARDGAWYDVQAFLAHRNLEIGDPEVQVRFAGFEVEEDEWINVKRHVRQRSLPCEASECVAVLAGDLVLCFQEGKDQALYFDAIVLDAQRRRHDVRGCRCRFLVRYSHDQSEQEIVPLRKICRRPETDYRLQQLHSAANDFANSKPAPDAAAKAPLPPSTASAPIVPPDVKDPSLSAASATSAQPSSNAATVPTGSA; encoded by the exons GTAACGGAGATGGAAGCAGTATTGAAACAGCATAACACAGCAATGCCAGGTCGAGATACACTTGAAGCTCTTGCTGATAAGTTTAG TGACACAGTGGAGCGGAAGGGGAAAACTGTTGTGCAGTTCAAACAA ATATGGAACTGGTTCCAGAACAGGCGATATGCTTTAAGAGCAAGTAGAAACAAAGCTCCTGGGAAGCTAAGTGTATCTTCCATGCCGCGTGGTCTGGATCCAACAAACCCGACGAGGAGCGTGCTTCCACCATCAACCGGTCCTAAACCCACTCATATGATTGGAAATCTATCCGGGATGACACCTGCGCCTCCCG CTCCAGGTGTCATGAGGAGTGGTTCAGACAATTCTTACTTGGAATTTGAAGCCAAATCTGCCAGGGATGGTGCATG GTATGATGTGCAAGCTTTCCTAGCTCATAGAAACTTGGAGATTGGTGATCCG GAAGTGCAGGTTCGATTTGCGGGTTTTgaagttgaagaagatgaatgGATAAACGTCAAGAGACACGTAAGGCAACGGTCACTCCCATGTGAAGCATCAGAATGTGTTGCAGTTCTTGCTGGAGATCTCGTGCTTTGCTTCCAg GAAGGGAAAGATCAAGCTCTTTACTTTGACGCCATTGTTCTCGATGCACAAAGAAGGAGGCACGATGTCAGAGGTTGTCGCTGCAGGTTCTTGGTGCGTTACAGCCACGACCAGTCCGAG CAGGAAATCGTCCCCTTGAGGAAGATTTGCAGGCGGCCAGAGACTGATTACAGGCTACAGCAACTCCACAGTGCTGCCAATGACTTTGCTAACTCCAAACCCGCTCCAGATGCGGCTGCAAAAGCTCCTCTTCCACCATCCACCGCCTCAGCCCCCATTGTTCCACCTGATGTGAAAGATCCGAGCTTGAGCGCCGCTTCAGCTACTTCAGCTCAGCCTAGCTCCAATGCAGCCACTGTCCCAACTGGTTCTGCTTAG
- the LOC106434399 gene encoding VQ motif-containing protein 20, protein MNSTFNDQHHLKREPNDNSSVGIIYPPSPSPLLKLNKDSHVIKKPPSPSSSSSTAAKPRQPVIIYTNTPKVIHTNPKDFMALVQKLTGMSHSEEDSGGSSSAITDRGGKSINRSVSDLTVDRKVNRTRCGGGGGHNSYNRSYSGPGGANGKGIFFSNTTICEDSESSSVITTDENMGGGGGEHGHVNSSLPYSAVAVSPFPHPPPPPPPPPQSMYDATNGINYSSYFSTLLPVNPADNFLCGNQNFANFDDPLYFMPNMRSSFSSSSSSGFDGLTEFRDF, encoded by the coding sequence atgaaCTCAACATTCAACGACCAGCACCATCTGAAGAGAGAGCCTAATGACAACTCCAGCGTCGGAATCATATATCCTCCGTCACCTTCTCCCTTGCTAAAACTAAACAAAGACTCCCACGTCATCAAAAAGCCACCCTCACCGTCGTCTTCCTCCTCTACCGCCGCGAAGCCTCGCCAGCCGGTGATCATCTACACGAACACGCCCAAAGTTATACACACCAATCCTAAAGATTTCATGGCTCTTGTCCAGAAACTCACCGGAATGTCCCACTCCGAGGAAGATTCCGGCGGTAGCAGCAGCGCGATAACAGATCGTGGAGGTAAATCAATCAACCGGAGTGTCTCTGATCTCACCGTCGACAGAAAAGTTAACCGGACTCGctgcggtggtggtggtggacatAACAGCTACAACAGAAGCTATTCCGGTCCCGGAGGAGCTAACGGGAAAGGGATTTTCTTCAGCAATACGACGATTTGCGAAGATAGTGAATCGTCCTCTGTGATCACAACCGATGAGAAcatgggaggaggaggaggagaacaTGGACATGTCAACTCGTCGCTACCGTATTCAGCGGTGGCTGTTTCTCCATTTCCTCATCCTCCgccaccacctccacctcctcctcagTCCATGTACGATGCGACCAATGGGATTAACTACAGCTCTTACTTCTCGACGCTCTTGCCGGTGAATCCAGCCGATAATTTTCTTTGCGGGAATCAAAACTTTGCTAATTTTGATGATCCGCTTTACTTCATGCCGAATATGAGgagctccttctcttcttcttcctcttctggaTTTGATGGCTTAACTGAGTTTAGAGATTTTTGA
- the LOC106434406 gene encoding uncharacterized protein LOC106434406 isoform X2, whose product MPMSSKTMNMLEGLVKDSSFKWLLGKQSSFDEEIEEMGRSPSAGTNWIPELSPVANVVVRRCSKILGVSANDLRDSFKQEASESLKQPSLFARNFLEYCCFRALSLSVGVTGHLADKKFRRLTFDMMVVWEVPAVASQALLSVEEDATVSIEAFSRIAPAVPIIADVIICENLFGMLTSSTGGRLQFSVYDKYLCGLERAIKKMRTQSESSLLSGVRLKKEKILEIDGTVTTQPVLEHVGMSTWPGRLILTDHSLYFEALKVVSYDKPKRYDLSEDLKQIVKAELTGPWGTRLFDKAVSYKSISLSEPVVMEFPELKGHTRRDYWLAIIREVLYVHRYINKYKITGLARDEALSKAVLGIIRVQAIQELSLTNSMCYENLLPFNLCDQLPGGDLILETLAEMSTSREIHRSNRSKDTGTLHSSASDMVSQLGSVFGGSSPRSRTSEKTSSLVLGEVVVGDVNPLERAVKESRKNYEKVVLAQETVNGVKMEGIDTNLAVMKELMLPVMETGNVVLSLLYWDDPMKSTVFCLFTSLIIWKGWLVYVFALASLFSAIFMVLTRCFSKGKLTVELKVTAPPPMSTMEQLLAVQNGISELEQNIQDGNIILLKFRALLFSLFPQASEKFAVAMVVAATMLAFVPGRYLLLVVFVELFTRYSPPRRASTERLIRRLREWWFSIPAAPVILQHDDKNETKKKK is encoded by the exons ATGCCAATGTCGAGCAAAACCATGAACATGCTGGAAGGTTTGGTTAAAGACTCTTCTTTCAAATGGCTGCTCGGGAAACAAAGCTCCTTCGATGAAGAGATCGAAGAGATGGGAAGATCCCCATCTGCTGGCACCAACTGGATTCCTGAGCTCTCTCCTGTTGCCAATGTGGTTGTCCGCAGGTGTTCTAA GATACTTGGTGTTTCTGCAAATGACCTGCGAGACAGTTTCAAACAAGAGGCATCTGAATCTCTGAAGCAGCCTTCTCTATTTGCAAGGAACTTTCTAGAGTACTGTTGTTTCAGGGCACTCTCACTCTCTGTGGGAGTCACTGGTCATCTAGCCGATAAAAAGTTCAGACGTTTAACCTTTGACATGATGGTTGTCTGGGAAGTCCCAGCTGTTGCTAGCCAGGCTCTGCTCAGTGTAGAAGAAGATGCAACAGTGAGTATAGAAGCCTTCTCACGGATAGCACCAGCGGTTCCTATCATAGCTGATGTGATCATATGTGAAAACCTCTTTGGTATGCTTACTTCTTCAACGGGTGGTCGGCTCCAGTTCTCTGTTTACGACAAGTACTTATGTGGACTTGAGAG aGCAATAAAGAAGATGAGGACTCAGTCCGAATCCTCTCTGCTCTCTGGTGTTCGACTAAAAAAGGAGAAGATTCTGGAAATAGACGGGACGGTTACTACACAACCAGTTCTCGAACATGTTGGAATGTCGACATGGCCAGGTCGCTTGATTCTAACGGACCATTCGCTATATTTTGAGGCCTTAAAAGTCGTCTCTTACGACAAACCAAAGCGGTATGACTTATCTGAAGATCTAAAGCAAATAGTTAAAGCGGAGTTAACCGGTCCTTGGGGTACTCGGCTTTTCGACAAGGCCGTTTCTTACAAGTCTATCTCTCT ATCAGAACCAGTCGTGATGGAGTTCCCAGAGCTTAAAGGCCACACACGCCGTGATTACTGGCTCGCTATTATACGAGAAGTGTTGTACGTTCACAGATACATTAACAAGTACAAGATCACGGGTTTGGCGAGAGACGAAGCACTCTCAAAGGCTGTACTTGGGATCATACGTGTGCAAGCTATCCAAGAGCTCAGTTTGACGAATTCCATGTGTTACGAAAATCTTCTCCCGTTCAATCTCTGTGATCAGCTTCCTGGTGGGGATCTGATTCTTGAGACGCTGGCTGAGATGTCTACTTCGAGAGAGATTCATCGATCAAATAGATCCAAAGATACAG GGACATTACACTCCTCAGCTTCAGACATGGTTTCACAGCTTGGTTCTGTGTTTGGAGGGTCGAGTCCAAGAAGCAGAACGAGTGAGAAGACGAGTAGTCTTGTGTTAGGTGAAGTAGTTGTTGGAGATGTGAATCCATTAGAGAGAGCAGTGAAGGAGTCACGTAAGAACTACGAGAAGGTTGTGCTTGCACAAGAGACTGTTAATGGTGTCAAGATGGAGGGCATTGACACCAACTTAGCCGTCATGaag GAACTGATGCTTCCGGTAATGGAAACAGGGAACGTGGTTTTGTCTCTGTTGTATTGGGACGATCCTATGAAGTCTACTGTTTTCTGTCTCTTCACCAGTTTAATAATCTGGAAGGGATGGCTTGTATACGTCTTTGCTCTTGCGTCTCTCTTCTCCGCAATCTTCATGGTTCTCACGAGATGTTTCAGCAAGGGAAAGCTCACGGTCGAGCTGAAAGTAACCGCTCCTCCACCTATGAGCACGATGGAACAGCTTTTAGCTGTCCAGAACGGGATCTCGGAGCTAGAACAGAACATTCAAGACGGAAACATCATTCTCCTCAAGTTCCGAGCCTTATTGTTCTCGCTTTTCCCTCAGGCTAGCGAGAAGTTTGCAGTTGCTATGGTGGTTGCAGCTACCATGTTGGCTTTTGTTCCAGGACGTTACTTGCTTCTCGTGGTGTTTGTGGAGCTTTTCACAAGGTACTCGCCGCCACGAAGAGCAAGCACCGAGCGGCTGATTAGGCGGTTGAGAGAGTGGTGGTTTAGCATACCGGCAGCTCCTGTGATCCTCCAACATGATGACAAGAACGAAaccaagaagaaaaaatga